The following is a genomic window from Chryseobacterium ginsenosidimutans.
ACTTGCTTACCATGATGATATCTGCTCTTTTTGATCCCGCCCGTGATTCTCTTAAATCTCCGGCAGGAAGAAGATGATCTTTAAAGTAAGGATCATTAAAATCGGTCATTAAAATATTGAATCCCGGCTTGATGGCTCTGTGCTGCATTGCATCATCTAACACCAAAACATCAAGATCCATATCCTCAATCACTTTTTTTGCCCCCGGAACTCTTTCTTCGGAAACAGCAATCACAAAACGGTTTTTAAAACGTTCAAACAACTGCATTGCTTCATCGCCCACAGTTTTATAGTTGCTTTCATAGTTTGTAACGGCATATCCTTTCGATAATCTTCCATAACCGCGGGAAAGTACTCCGGTTCTGTAATGTTTTGCTAAAAACTGAGCAAGATACATGACCATCGGAGATTTTCCGCTTCCGCCCACGGAAAGGTTTCCGACGCAGAGTATCGGAGTTTTGAATTTTGTCGACTTAAAAATTCCCAGATCATACATTGTGTTTCGGATACCCGTTACCATATGATAGCCGAGGGAAAAAGGATAGAGGTACCATCTTTTCATACGTTTGCAAAAATAAGAAATTTCATATGGATTTGGCTTAAAATGGTATCTACTTTTCAATATTATTTAAAAGTTCTATTCCTGATTATTATTAAATTAAAGTATTTTTGTAGAGTTATATTATTACATTGAGATATTTTATTGAGTTTTCTTACAACGGTAAAAATTATTTCGGCTATCAGATCCAGCCGGATGCTATTTCCGTACAGGAAGAATTGGAAAAGGCGCTCTCTACGATTTTAAGAGAAGAAATTAAAACAACAGGAGCAGGAAGAACGGATACAGGAGTTCATGCGAAGAAAATTTTTGCCCATTTTGATACAGAGAAAGTTTTGGATAATGATCTTCCGAGAAGATTGAACAGCTTTCTTCCGCCCGATATTTCTATTAAAAGAATCTTTCGGGTAAAGGATGACTTTCATGCGAGGTTTGATGCCACTTTCAGGACGTATGAATATTATATTACATTAGAAAAAAATCCTTTCACCACAGAATCTGCATGGCAGCACTGGAGAAGGTATTTAGATATCGATAAGATGAATGAAGCCTGTAAGATTTTATTTGAATATGAGGATTTTACAAGTTTTGCTAAATTAAAAACCGACAACAAGACCAATATCTGCAAAATGTACAAAGCAGAATGGGGACAAAACGGGAGCGAATTAAAATTCACCGTTTCTGCAAACCGTTTTCTAAGGAATATGGTACGAGCAATTGTCGGCACAATGGTAGAAATAGGAGCAGGAAAAATAAAACCTGAAGATCTGCGAAAAGTTATCGAGAACAAAAATCGTAATTCTGCAGGAACTTCCGCACCGGCTCACGGATTGTACCTTGTGGATGTCGGGTATGAATTTGAAGAGTAATTTTAAGTTTAACCCGTCTGAAGTTCCGAAAGTCTCCCTCTGTTCAGGTTTGCCGTGTCGGAAGTTCCGACGATCTGAAACAGTTTTGGTTTATCTCATCGGAGATCTCCGAAAGCTTCCCTTACCTTTGGTTTTCTCCGTCGGAAGTTCCGACAATAAGAATCAGTTGTGGTTTGCCCTGTCGGAAACCTCCGATGATATATTTGATTTACATTATCTGAATTTTAGGCAGTTTTGCTTATTTGTTTTTTCATCTATGGCATAAATAACAGCTATCTGAATTTTTCATCGGGAATTTATCAACTTGTAAAGCCTGTCAAATTATAAAGTCTTATTTTTGCAGAGAATTTTTAAAAATTAATTCTTCTTCAATTCGTACAATGAAAAAACAAGATACCTGGGGAATTGTAAAGAGGCTGTTCTTTATAGGAATGAAGTTTCGTTCTTGGTTCATCCTTACTTTAATCATCTCCATCATACTGGCAATAGTTTCTACTTACAGACCTTACCTCA
Proteins encoded in this region:
- the truA gene encoding tRNA pseudouridine(38-40) synthase TruA — its product is MRYFIEFSYNGKNYFGYQIQPDAISVQEELEKALSTILREEIKTTGAGRTDTGVHAKKIFAHFDTEKVLDNDLPRRLNSFLPPDISIKRIFRVKDDFHARFDATFRTYEYYITLEKNPFTTESAWQHWRRYLDIDKMNEACKILFEYEDFTSFAKLKTDNKTNICKMYKAEWGQNGSELKFTVSANRFLRNMVRAIVGTMVEIGAGKIKPEDLRKVIENKNRNSAGTSAPAHGLYLVDVGYEFEE
- the lpxK gene encoding tetraacyldisaccharide 4'-kinase encodes the protein MKRWYLYPFSLGYHMVTGIRNTMYDLGIFKSTKFKTPILCVGNLSVGGSGKSPMVMYLAQFLAKHYRTGVLSRGYGRLSKGYAVTNYESNYKTVGDEAMQLFERFKNRFVIAVSEERVPGAKKVIEDMDLDVLVLDDAMQHRAIKPGFNILMTDFNDPYFKDHLLPAGDLRESRAGSKRADIIMVSKCPDELTEETKQYYISRIRPDRTQKVFFSSIGYDENVYGKEKILPDNNLNYYDILLITGIANPKPLLTHLAKFSQRVKHLKFRDHHNFTDDDIKKILAEYKKLGEYKLILTTEKDYVRLKSFDYLREIVYYWPINVIIDKKEEFNQIILDYVRKN